From the genome of Rathayibacter sp. VKM Ac-2759, one region includes:
- the xylB gene encoding xylulokinase yields MTLVAGIDSSTQSCKVVVRDLESGAVVRTGRAAHPDGTEVDPAAWWEALQLAIADAGGLDDIAAISVGGQQHGMVVLDAEGRVIRPALLWNDTRSAGAARDLIEELGAEAWAQRTGSVPVASFTATKLRWLRDAEPENAARVAAVALPHDWLTWRLLGYGPDAPDLEALTTDRSDASGTSYWGADGYDLELLERALGHRPLLPRVLGPSEAAGTTPSGVVVGPGAGDNAGAALGLGAGPGDVVVSIGTSGTVFAVTDSPVRDASGTVAGFADASGRFLPLVATLNAARVLASTAALLGSGFDDFAALALEAEPGAGGLVLVPYFEGERTPNLPDATASLHGMTIASTTRPNLARAAIEGMLCGLADGLDAVRAQGVEARRILLIGGAAQNSAVQLAASQVFDVPVVVPTPGEYVADGAAVQAAWALTGERPTWEVTSLAEPAPDHRAVIREQYAAARS; encoded by the coding sequence ATGACGCTCGTCGCAGGCATCGACTCCTCCACCCAGAGCTGCAAGGTGGTCGTCCGCGATCTCGAGAGCGGAGCCGTCGTCCGCACGGGCCGCGCCGCTCACCCCGACGGCACCGAGGTCGATCCGGCCGCGTGGTGGGAGGCGCTCCAGCTCGCCATCGCCGACGCCGGCGGGCTCGACGACATCGCCGCGATCTCGGTCGGCGGCCAGCAGCACGGCATGGTCGTGCTCGACGCCGAGGGCCGCGTCATCCGCCCCGCGCTGCTCTGGAACGACACCCGCAGCGCCGGAGCCGCACGCGATCTCATCGAGGAGCTCGGCGCCGAGGCCTGGGCCCAGCGCACCGGCAGCGTGCCCGTCGCCTCCTTCACCGCCACGAAGCTCCGCTGGCTGCGCGACGCCGAGCCCGAGAACGCGGCGCGCGTCGCCGCCGTCGCCCTCCCCCACGACTGGCTGACCTGGCGCCTGCTCGGCTACGGACCCGACGCACCGGACCTCGAGGCGCTCACGACCGACCGCTCCGACGCCTCCGGCACCTCGTACTGGGGCGCCGACGGCTACGACCTCGAGCTGCTCGAGCGCGCTCTCGGCCACCGGCCGCTGCTGCCCCGCGTACTCGGCCCGTCGGAGGCGGCGGGCACCACGCCGAGCGGTGTCGTCGTCGGCCCCGGCGCGGGCGACAACGCGGGCGCGGCCCTCGGACTCGGCGCGGGTCCGGGCGACGTGGTGGTCAGCATCGGCACGAGCGGCACCGTGTTCGCCGTCACCGACTCGCCGGTGCGCGACGCCTCCGGGACCGTCGCGGGGTTCGCGGACGCCAGCGGGCGCTTCCTCCCGCTGGTCGCGACGCTGAACGCGGCGCGCGTGCTCGCCTCGACCGCGGCGCTGCTCGGCAGCGGCTTCGACGACTTCGCCGCACTGGCGCTCGAGGCCGAGCCCGGCGCGGGAGGCCTGGTGCTCGTCCCCTACTTCGAGGGCGAGCGGACGCCCAACCTGCCCGACGCGACCGCGAGCCTGCACGGCATGACGATCGCCTCGACGACACGGCCCAACCTGGCGCGTGCCGCGATCGAGGGCATGCTCTGCGGTCTCGCCGACGGCCTCGACGCCGTGCGGGCGCAGGGCGTCGAGGCGCGGCGGATCCTCCTCATCGGCGGCGCGGCGCAGAACAGCGCCGTGCAGCTCGCCGCGTCGCAGGTGTTCGACGTGCCGGTCGTCGTGCCGACGCCGGGCGAGTACGTCGCCGACGGCGCCGCGGTGCAGGCGGCGTGGGCGCTGACCGGCGAGCGGCCGACGTGGGAGGTCACGTCGCTGGCCGAGCCGGCGCCGGACCACCGCGCGGTCATCCGCGAGCAGTACGCGGCGGCCCGGAGCTGA
- the xylA gene encoding xylose isomerase, which produces MSLTPTREDKFSFGLWTIGYNGADPFGGPTRPPLDVVHAVEKLSELGAYGLTFHDDDLFAFGSTDAERQTQIDRLKGALDSTGLIVPMVTTNLFSAPVFKDGGFTSNDRAVRRFALRKVLRNLDLAAELGAKTFVMWGGREGAEYDSAKDIRSALERYREAVNLLGDYVTDKGYDIRFAIEPKPNEPRGDILLPTLGHAIAFIDSLERPELVGVNPETGHEQMAGLNFTAGIAQALYHGKLFHIDLNGQRGIKYDQDLVFGHGDLHNAFSLVDLLENGGPGGVPSYDGPRHFDYKPSRTEDETGVWDSAAANMRTYLLLKERAAAFRADPEVQEALQAAKVLELAQPTLNEGESYDDLLADSASYETFDTDAYLGGKGFGFVRLQQLATEHLLGAR; this is translated from the coding sequence ATGTCTCTGACCCCCACCCGCGAGGACAAGTTCTCCTTCGGCCTCTGGACCATCGGCTACAACGGTGCGGACCCGTTCGGCGGCCCCACCCGCCCGCCGCTCGACGTGGTGCACGCGGTCGAGAAGCTCAGCGAGCTCGGCGCCTACGGCCTCACCTTCCACGACGACGACCTCTTCGCGTTCGGCTCGACCGACGCCGAGCGTCAGACGCAGATCGACCGCCTCAAGGGCGCCCTCGACTCGACCGGCCTCATCGTGCCGATGGTCACCACCAACCTCTTCAGCGCCCCGGTCTTCAAGGACGGCGGATTCACGTCGAACGACCGCGCCGTCCGCCGCTTCGCCCTGCGCAAGGTGCTCCGCAACCTCGACCTCGCCGCCGAGCTCGGCGCCAAGACGTTCGTGATGTGGGGCGGCCGCGAGGGCGCCGAGTACGACTCCGCCAAGGACATCCGCTCGGCCCTCGAGCGCTACCGCGAGGCCGTCAACCTGCTCGGCGACTACGTCACCGACAAGGGCTACGACATCCGCTTCGCGATCGAGCCCAAGCCCAACGAGCCCCGCGGCGACATCCTCCTGCCGACCCTCGGCCACGCGATCGCGTTCATCGACTCGCTCGAGCGTCCCGAGCTCGTGGGTGTGAACCCCGAGACCGGCCACGAGCAGATGGCGGGCCTCAACTTCACCGCCGGCATCGCCCAGGCGCTGTACCACGGCAAGCTGTTCCACATCGACCTCAACGGCCAGCGCGGCATCAAGTACGACCAGGACCTCGTCTTCGGCCACGGCGACCTGCACAACGCGTTCTCGCTCGTCGACCTGCTCGAGAACGGCGGCCCCGGCGGCGTCCCCTCCTACGACGGCCCCCGCCACTTCGACTACAAGCCCTCGCGCACCGAGGACGAGACCGGAGTCTGGGACTCGGCCGCCGCCAACATGCGCACCTACCTGCTGCTCAAGGAGCGCGCCGCGGCCTTCCGCGCCGACCCCGAGGTGCAGGAGGCGCTCCAGGCCGCCAAGGTCCTCGAGCTCGCGCAGCCGACGCTGAACGAGGGCGAGTCGTACGACGACCTGCTCGCCGACTCCGCGTCGTACGAGACCTTCGACACCGACGCCTACCTGGGCGGCAAGGGCTTCGGCTTCGTCCGCCTCCAGCAGCTGGCCACCGAGCACCTGCTCGGCGCCCGCTGA
- a CDS encoding ABC transporter permease/substrate binding protein, producing MSIRLPLGEAAESAVDVLTQTFQPLFDLIRTVFGALYSGVDTVLATPPFWVIIAFIAVLAYAARGWLFAIGSAAGLLLIASVDQWENAMDSLALVLVASVIAIALSVPLGVLAARNRTASAVIRPVLDLMQTMPAFVYLIPALILFRVGVVPGIVATIVFAMAPGVRLTELGIRGVDPELVEAGESFGSSKWRILRQIQLPLALPSILAGLNQVIMLSLSMVVIAGMVGAGGLGGDVVESIGRIDIALGFEAGIAVVVLAIILDRMTGALGAPSPARVARAGSRRAVLATRAAVATVSIAVVASLGASALAAPATSASVDNGDRGDVTIAVFQGWDEGIAVSALWESVLEEEGYDVTLQNADVAPGFSGLASGDYDLALDTWLPTTHGSYIERYGDDIVDLGAWNDEAKLTIAVNADAPIDSLEELAANPDVVGNRLVGIEPGSGLNTVTSEEVIPGYGLGGMEYLTSSTPAMLQELASATAAGENIAVTLWRPHWAYDAFPVKDLEDPLGLLGDAEGLHSFGSASFEADFPTLSTWMRDFRMDSDTLYSLENALFNDGADDQDAALASWIDENREYVDGLTS from the coding sequence ATGAGCATCCGCCTTCCCCTCGGCGAGGCGGCCGAGTCCGCCGTCGACGTCCTGACCCAGACCTTCCAGCCGCTGTTCGACCTGATCCGCACCGTCTTCGGTGCGCTCTACTCCGGCGTCGACACCGTGCTCGCGACTCCGCCGTTCTGGGTGATCATCGCCTTCATCGCGGTCCTCGCCTACGCCGCGCGCGGCTGGCTGTTCGCGATCGGATCCGCGGCCGGTCTCCTCCTGATCGCGAGCGTGGACCAGTGGGAGAACGCGATGGACTCGCTCGCGCTCGTGCTCGTCGCCTCCGTGATCGCCATCGCCCTGAGCGTGCCGCTGGGGGTGCTCGCGGCGCGCAACCGCACCGCCTCCGCCGTCATCCGGCCCGTGCTCGATCTGATGCAGACCATGCCGGCGTTCGTGTACCTGATCCCGGCGCTGATCCTCTTCCGCGTCGGAGTCGTGCCCGGCATCGTCGCGACGATCGTGTTCGCGATGGCTCCAGGTGTGCGCCTGACCGAGCTGGGGATCCGCGGAGTCGACCCCGAGCTCGTCGAGGCCGGCGAGTCGTTCGGATCGTCGAAGTGGCGGATCCTGCGCCAGATCCAGCTGCCGCTCGCGCTGCCCTCGATCCTCGCGGGCCTCAACCAGGTCATCATGCTGTCGCTCTCGATGGTCGTCATCGCGGGCATGGTCGGCGCCGGCGGGCTCGGCGGCGACGTCGTGGAGAGCATCGGCCGGATCGACATCGCGCTCGGCTTCGAGGCGGGCATCGCCGTGGTGGTCCTCGCGATCATCCTCGACCGGATGACGGGCGCCCTCGGTGCGCCCTCGCCCGCCCGGGTCGCCCGCGCCGGCAGCCGCCGCGCCGTGCTCGCCACCCGCGCTGCCGTCGCGACGGTGTCGATCGCGGTCGTCGCCTCGCTCGGAGCCTCCGCGCTGGCGGCCCCGGCGACCAGCGCCTCCGTCGACAACGGCGACCGGGGCGATGTGACGATCGCGGTGTTCCAGGGCTGGGACGAGGGCATCGCCGTCTCGGCGCTCTGGGAGTCGGTGCTCGAGGAGGAGGGCTACGACGTCACGCTGCAGAACGCCGACGTCGCGCCCGGCTTCTCGGGGCTCGCGAGCGGCGACTACGACCTCGCCCTCGACACCTGGCTGCCGACCACCCACGGCAGCTACATCGAGCGCTACGGCGACGACATCGTCGACCTGGGCGCCTGGAACGACGAGGCGAAGCTGACCATCGCGGTCAACGCCGACGCTCCGATCGACTCGCTCGAGGAGCTCGCGGCGAACCCCGACGTCGTCGGCAACCGCCTGGTCGGCATCGAGCCGGGCTCCGGCCTCAATACGGTCACGTCCGAGGAGGTCATCCCCGGCTACGGCCTGGGCGGGATGGAGTACCTCACGTCCTCGACCCCGGCGATGCTGCAGGAGCTCGCGAGCGCGACCGCGGCGGGCGAGAACATCGCCGTGACGCTGTGGCGCCCGCACTGGGCCTACGACGCGTTCCCGGTGAAGGACCTCGAGGACCCGCTGGGTCTCCTGGGCGACGCCGAGGGACTGCACTCGTTCGGCTCCGCGTCGTTCGAGGCCGACTTCCCGACCCTCTCCACCTGGATGCGCGACTTCCGGATGGACTCGGACACGCTCTACTCGCTCGAGAACGCCCTCTTCAACGACGGCGCCGACGACCAGGACGCGGCCCTCGCCTCCTGGATCGACGAGAACCGCGAGTACGTCGACGGCCTCACGAGCTGA
- a CDS encoding histidine phosphatase family protein — translation MRLLLIRHGQTPSNVAGVLDTRIPGPGLTDLGREQAGALPVTLAGEGIGALWVSTMVRTHETAAPLAAALGLEPTERAGIREIAAAALEMRGDEEAVTEYMDTVFRWAGGETSLRLAGGETGDEFAARYDAVVAEAEASGHAVVALVSHGAAIRCWAGMRCVGLDAQFIADHLLDNTGVVVVEGSGSSWELVSWEGEPVSGVGAAAPSGPAGETTD, via the coding sequence ATGCGCCTCCTCCTGATCCGCCACGGCCAGACCCCCTCGAACGTCGCCGGAGTGCTCGACACCCGGATCCCCGGGCCGGGCCTGACGGATCTCGGGCGCGAGCAGGCCGGGGCGCTGCCGGTCACGCTCGCGGGCGAGGGCATCGGCGCGCTCTGGGTGTCGACGATGGTGCGCACGCACGAGACGGCGGCTCCGCTCGCCGCGGCCCTCGGGCTCGAGCCGACCGAGCGCGCCGGCATCCGCGAGATCGCCGCGGCCGCGCTCGAGATGCGCGGCGACGAGGAGGCGGTGACCGAGTACATGGACACCGTGTTCCGCTGGGCGGGCGGCGAGACGTCGCTCCGGCTCGCGGGCGGCGAGACCGGCGACGAGTTCGCGGCCCGGTACGACGCGGTCGTGGCGGAGGCGGAGGCCTCGGGTCACGCTGTCGTCGCGCTGGTCAGCCACGGCGCGGCCATCCGCTGCTGGGCGGGGATGCGCTGCGTCGGGCTCGACGCCCAGTTCATCGCCGACCACCTGCTCGACAACACGGGCGTCGTCGTCGTCGAGGGCTCGGGGTCGAGCTGGGAGCTCGTGTCGTGGGAGGGCGAGCCGGTCAGCGGCGTCGGCGCGGCGGCTCCGTCCGGCCCGGCGGGCGAGACGACGGACTGA
- a CDS encoding gamma carbonic anhydrase family protein, whose protein sequence is MLIRHRDASPVVHPDASVASTAVLIGDVRIAAGARVLHGAVLTAEDGAIVVGEDTVVMENAVVRGRAGHPVSIGSAVMVGPHAHLNGTTVGDGAFIATGAALFPGSVVGAGAEVRIHGVVQVNTTLAPGAVVPIGWVAVGSPASILPPDRHDEIWAVQRTLDFVGTVYGATGATTMPELMRGQSAFYGAHDDDEVVES, encoded by the coding sequence ATGCTCATCCGCCACCGCGACGCCTCCCCCGTCGTCCACCCCGACGCGTCCGTCGCGTCCACCGCCGTCCTGATCGGCGACGTCCGCATCGCCGCCGGCGCCCGTGTCCTGCACGGCGCCGTGCTCACCGCCGAGGACGGCGCGATCGTCGTCGGCGAGGACACGGTCGTCATGGAGAACGCGGTCGTCCGCGGACGCGCCGGCCACCCGGTCTCGATCGGCTCGGCCGTGATGGTCGGCCCGCACGCGCATCTCAACGGCACCACCGTCGGCGACGGCGCCTTCATCGCGACGGGCGCCGCCCTCTTCCCCGGCAGCGTCGTCGGCGCCGGAGCCGAGGTCCGCATCCACGGCGTGGTGCAGGTGAACACCACGCTCGCGCCGGGCGCCGTCGTCCCGATCGGCTGGGTCGCGGTCGGCTCCCCGGCGAGCATCCTGCCCCCCGATCGCCACGACGAGATCTGGGCGGTCCAGCGCACGCTCGACTTCGTCGGCACGGTCTACGGAGCGACGGGGGCGACCACGATGCCCGAGCTGATGCGCGGGCAGTCGGCCTTCTACGGCGCCCACGACGACGACGAGGTCGTCGAGTCGTAG
- a CDS encoding LacI family DNA-binding transcriptional regulator yields the protein MATIHDVARAAGVSISTVSYALSGKRSIAASTRQRVEDAVRQLDYRPHAGARMLAGARTHILALSAPMRGELHLPTHMRFVTEVLERARESDYDVLLLVTDEASSGIGRVSSSSLVDGIVLMGVDDDDQRATLIREAGVPATFIGVPSDSHDLACVDLDFAEAARQSVRTLAENGHRSIGLIEHPQSYTDRNAGFVRRYDDAFRGECAALGLDLVVERPHLGRGSAVAAIDAVLAAAPTALVLHCNEPVAEAVLDRVLERGLSVPGDLSVLAACASYDGATLPVPVSSIPLPLDAMCRAAVARTLQQIDSGRTVGVELLPPHYVDRGSVALAPTVALAPLAP from the coding sequence ATGGCGACCATCCACGACGTCGCCCGCGCCGCCGGGGTCTCGATCAGCACCGTCTCCTACGCCCTCTCGGGCAAGCGCTCGATCGCCGCCTCCACCCGCCAGCGCGTGGAGGACGCGGTCCGCCAGCTCGACTACCGGCCGCACGCCGGCGCCCGGATGCTCGCCGGGGCGCGGACCCACATCCTCGCGCTCTCGGCGCCGATGCGCGGCGAGCTGCACCTCCCGACCCATATGCGCTTCGTCACCGAGGTGCTCGAGCGGGCCCGCGAGTCCGACTACGACGTGCTGCTGCTGGTCACCGACGAGGCGTCGAGCGGCATCGGCCGCGTCTCGTCCTCCTCCCTCGTCGACGGCATCGTCCTGATGGGCGTCGACGACGACGACCAGCGGGCCACGCTCATCCGCGAGGCCGGCGTGCCCGCGACCTTCATCGGCGTCCCCTCCGACTCCCACGACCTGGCCTGCGTCGACCTCGACTTCGCCGAGGCCGCGCGGCAGAGCGTGCGCACCCTCGCCGAGAACGGCCACCGCTCGATCGGCCTGATCGAGCACCCGCAGTCGTACACCGACCGCAACGCCGGCTTCGTGCGGCGCTACGACGACGCGTTCCGCGGCGAGTGCGCGGCCCTCGGCCTCGATCTCGTCGTCGAGCGGCCGCACCTCGGCCGCGGCAGCGCCGTCGCGGCGATCGACGCGGTCCTCGCCGCCGCTCCCACGGCGCTCGTCCTGCACTGCAACGAGCCGGTGGCGGAGGCGGTGCTCGACCGCGTCCTCGAGCGCGGTCTGTCGGTGCCCGGCGATCTCTCCGTCCTCGCCGCCTGCGCGAGCTACGACGGCGCGACGCTGCCGGTCCCCGTCAGCTCGATCCCGCTGCCTCTGGACGCGATGTGCCGAGCGGCCGTCGCGCGGACCCTCCAGCAGATCGACTCCGGCCGCACCGTCGGCGTCGAGCTGCTCCCGCCCCACTACGTCGACCGCGGCTCCGTCGCGCTCGCTCCGACCGTCGCCCTGGCGCCGCTCGCCCCCTGA
- a CDS encoding glycine betaine/L-proline ABC transporter ATP-binding protein, which translates to MQQNHQSISEPASGVTATPALEARGLFKVFGRRPEEVVKRLRSGAERSELASLGTAAVIDTSFEVHRGEIFVVMGLSGSGKSTLIRMLNGLQEPTDGEVLIDGSSITGVSEAELRRVRRSSISMVFQHFALLPHRTVLDNVAYPLEIQGVPAAERRERALVAVERAGLAGWHEKMPDELSGGMRQRVGLARALAADTDIVLMDEAFSALDPLIRREMQEQLIELQHELGKTIVFITHDLNEAMFLGDRIAVMRDGRIVQIGTPEEILTDPANDYVAQFVQDVDRARVLTAAAVMEPARSVVTLAAGPRAALRGMRDLQTSAAFVVGSGRRLIGTVRDRDVIEQVRRSEVDLSAVVVSDVVTVSPDTALSEIIEPAVESALPVAVVDADGRLLGAIPRVTLLAALGNVSSQTGEQPVIEPPATVSTEVVTATLHATGGPVDDSVLVTEGGVR; encoded by the coding sequence GTGCAGCAGAACCACCAGTCCATCAGCGAGCCCGCGAGCGGAGTGACGGCGACCCCCGCCCTCGAGGCGAGGGGCCTGTTCAAGGTCTTCGGCCGACGACCGGAGGAGGTCGTGAAGCGCCTGCGCTCGGGCGCCGAGCGCAGCGAGCTCGCGAGCCTCGGCACGGCGGCCGTGATCGACACCTCGTTCGAGGTCCACCGCGGCGAGATCTTCGTCGTGATGGGGCTCTCCGGATCCGGCAAGTCGACGCTGATCCGCATGCTGAACGGCCTCCAGGAGCCCACGGACGGCGAGGTGCTGATCGACGGCTCCTCGATCACGGGGGTCTCGGAGGCGGAGCTGCGGCGGGTCCGCCGCTCGTCGATCTCGATGGTCTTCCAGCACTTCGCGCTGCTCCCGCACCGCACCGTGCTCGACAACGTCGCCTACCCGCTCGAGATCCAGGGCGTGCCCGCCGCCGAGCGGCGCGAGCGCGCCCTGGTCGCCGTGGAGCGCGCCGGCCTCGCGGGCTGGCACGAGAAGATGCCCGACGAGCTCTCGGGAGGCATGCGCCAGCGCGTCGGACTCGCGCGCGCACTCGCCGCCGACACCGACATCGTCCTCATGGACGAGGCGTTCTCGGCGCTGGACCCGCTGATCCGCCGCGAGATGCAGGAGCAGCTGATCGAGCTGCAGCACGAGCTCGGCAAGACGATCGTCTTCATCACGCACGATCTCAACGAGGCGATGTTCCTCGGCGACCGCATCGCGGTCATGCGCGACGGCCGCATCGTCCAGATCGGCACGCCGGAGGAGATCCTCACCGATCCCGCCAACGACTACGTCGCGCAGTTCGTGCAGGACGTCGACCGCGCCCGCGTGCTGACCGCTGCGGCCGTGATGGAGCCCGCGCGCTCGGTGGTCACCCTCGCGGCCGGCCCCCGGGCGGCGCTGCGCGGCATGCGCGATCTGCAGACCTCGGCGGCCTTCGTCGTCGGCAGCGGCCGGCGGCTGATCGGCACCGTCCGCGACCGCGACGTGATCGAGCAGGTGCGCCGGAGCGAGGTCGACCTCTCGGCCGTCGTCGTCTCGGACGTGGTCACCGTCTCTCCCGACACCGCGCTCAGCGAGATCATCGAGCCCGCCGTCGAGTCGGCGCTCCCCGTCGCCGTGGTCGACGCCGACGGGCGCCTGCTCGGGGCGATCCCGCGGGTGACCCTGCTCGCCGCGCTCGGCAACGTCAGCTCGCAGACGGGGGAGCAGCCGGTGATCGAGCCTCCGGCCACCGTCTCGACCGAGGTCGTCACCGCGACGCTGCACGCGACGGGCGGCCCCGTCGACGACTCCGTGCTCGTGACCGAGGGAGGCGTCCGATGA
- a CDS encoding HNH endonuclease signature motif containing protein has translation MTPDTVRALADIALRADVTSSLAQLAKATALYASYRAARLIPEAFVRGGSLSRSESRDLFERSIRADLAVSMRTTERRLSRILEHGQLLNEDLPRTRAAVADGAILWEASQVICDAASTLPAASRAVFDERAAEVALTANPTQLQRAVARMRDQLHDEPLAVRHVRARADRGVWVSPEVDGMATLGALLPAEVAMGAFHRIDRIARTLRDGTPGDTTVDGAGDERTLAQLRADALADLLCDGDIAGTTPDGDGPTVPPTFVPGVRAEVRLTLAASTATGVDDSPAHLDGYGLIPAGVARELVGVGASFTRILTDPDTGSVVSVGRTHRVPPSRMRLHLQLRDQTCRFPGCTRPASTVEADHTLEWRNGGHTSLDNLASLCTAHHHVRHGDRWTYRLHPDGTAEWTTPTGRRVITRPPALPGRPPDPPPRPRFEDGPPPF, from the coding sequence GTGACGCCTGACACGGTCAGGGCGCTCGCCGACATCGCCCTGCGCGCCGACGTGACCTCTTCGCTGGCGCAGTTGGCGAAGGCCACCGCGCTGTACGCCTCGTACCGCGCGGCGCGGTTGATCCCGGAGGCGTTCGTCCGCGGTGGCAGCCTGTCCCGCAGCGAGTCCCGGGATCTGTTCGAGCGGTCGATCCGCGCGGACCTCGCGGTCTCGATGCGGACCACGGAGCGGAGGCTGTCGCGCATCCTCGAGCACGGGCAGCTGCTGAACGAGGACCTCCCGCGCACCCGCGCGGCGGTCGCGGACGGCGCGATCCTGTGGGAGGCGAGTCAGGTGATCTGCGACGCGGCGAGCACTCTTCCGGCCGCATCCCGGGCCGTCTTCGACGAGCGCGCTGCCGAGGTCGCGCTCACCGCGAATCCGACGCAACTCCAGCGGGCCGTCGCGCGGATGCGGGACCAGCTGCACGACGAACCCCTCGCCGTCCGGCACGTCCGAGCGCGCGCGGACCGGGGCGTGTGGGTGAGTCCGGAGGTCGACGGGATGGCCACCCTCGGCGCTCTTCTACCCGCCGAGGTCGCGATGGGTGCCTTCCATCGCATCGACCGCATCGCCCGGACCCTCCGGGACGGCACACCCGGCGACACCACCGTCGACGGCGCGGGCGACGAGCGGACCCTGGCTCAGCTGCGCGCCGACGCCCTCGCGGACCTGCTCTGCGACGGCGACATCGCCGGCACCACACCGGACGGCGACGGCCCGACAGTCCCGCCCACGTTCGTCCCCGGAGTGCGCGCCGAGGTGCGCCTGACGCTCGCGGCGAGCACCGCCACCGGAGTCGACGACAGCCCCGCGCACCTCGACGGCTACGGACTCATCCCCGCCGGCGTCGCGCGCGAACTCGTCGGAGTCGGCGCCTCCTTCACTCGGATCCTCACCGACCCGGACACCGGAAGCGTCGTCTCCGTCGGCCGCACCCACCGCGTCCCACCCTCGCGGATGCGCCTGCACCTGCAGCTCCGGGACCAGACCTGCCGCTTCCCGGGCTGCACCAGGCCCGCCTCCACCGTCGAGGCCGATCACACCCTCGAATGGCGCAACGGCGGCCACACCAGCCTCGACAACCTGGCGTCGCTCTGCACGGCGCACCACCACGTCCGCCACGGCGACCGCTGGACCTACCGCCTCCACCCCGACGGCACCGCGGAGTGGACCACCCCGACCGGCCGCCGCGTCATCACCCGACCCCCGGCACTGCCCGGACGCCCGCCCGATCCACCACCGCGGCCGCGGTTCGAGGACGGTCCGCCGCCGTTCTGA
- a CDS encoding LacI family DNA-binding transcriptional regulator: protein MPEDKPASRAPSIYDVAKAAGVSHQTVSRVLNDHPSLRAETKKRVLEVMAELDYRPNLAARALVTSRTRTIGVLSSQSLQYGPASSIQAIEVAARDAGYLVVTANVDGTDGESIQAGIRHLLNQAIEGLVVIAPQIRVFDILSGVALRIPNVTLQTSDQDRDDALYVDQMAGARMATGHLIDLGHTEIVHLAGPQDWIEAEARMRGYLAELDHRNVPLRPPILGDWSAERGHRVGVELSRFLDFTAVFAANDQMALGLMSAFHERGIRVPQDVSVIGFDDIPEAAFYWPPLTSVRQDFAELGRRCVAALLRLIEGERPEAAPPIEPQLFVRGSTAVPRALTAPARL, encoded by the coding sequence ATGCCGGAAGACAAGCCCGCGTCCCGCGCGCCGAGCATCTACGACGTGGCGAAGGCCGCCGGAGTCTCGCACCAGACCGTCTCGCGCGTCCTGAACGACCACCCCAGCCTCCGCGCCGAGACCAAGAAGCGCGTGCTCGAGGTGATGGCCGAGCTCGACTACCGGCCGAACCTGGCGGCCCGCGCACTCGTCACCAGCCGGACGCGCACCATCGGCGTGCTCTCGTCGCAGAGCCTCCAGTACGGCCCCGCATCGAGCATCCAGGCGATCGAGGTCGCCGCCCGCGACGCCGGCTACCTGGTCGTCACGGCGAACGTCGACGGCACCGACGGCGAGTCGATCCAGGCCGGGATCCGCCACCTGCTCAACCAGGCGATCGAGGGTCTCGTGGTCATCGCGCCGCAGATCCGCGTGTTCGACATCCTCTCGGGAGTCGCCCTGCGCATCCCGAACGTGACTCTGCAGACGAGCGACCAGGATCGCGACGACGCGCTCTACGTCGACCAGATGGCGGGCGCCCGGATGGCGACGGGGCACCTGATCGACCTGGGGCACACCGAGATCGTGCACCTCGCGGGCCCGCAGGACTGGATCGAGGCGGAGGCGCGCATGCGCGGCTACCTCGCCGAGCTCGACCACCGGAACGTGCCGCTGCGCCCGCCGATCCTGGGCGACTGGAGCGCCGAGCGCGGTCACCGCGTCGGCGTCGAGCTCTCGCGGTTCCTCGACTTCACCGCGGTCTTCGCCGCGAACGACCAGATGGCGCTCGGCCTGATGAGCGCGTTCCACGAGCGCGGCATCCGCGTGCCGCAGGACGTCAGCGTGATCGGCTTCGACGACATCCCGGAGGCGGCGTTCTACTGGCCGCCGCTCACGAGCGTGCGGCAGGACTTCGCCGAGCTCGGCCGGCGCTGCGTCGCGGCGCTGCTGCGCCTGATCGAGGGCGAGCGGCCGGAGGCGGCACCGCCGATCGAGCCGCAGCTGTTCGTCCGCGGATCGACGGCGGTGCCCCGGGCGCTCACCGCTCCGGCGCGCCTCTGA